In Aricia agestis chromosome 13, ilAriAges1.1, whole genome shotgun sequence, the genomic window AGGCGCTTCGTTCGAGTTACGCGGTTGGGCGTCGAATGTGCCCGAAGTAATAAAAGACGTTTCCGATAAGCGAATTAGCGGCGCGACGACTTTAGGAAAAAGCGATACAGAGAGGACTTTAGGTCTCATTTGGAACCACGCTCGCGACACTCTAGGATTTAACGTGAACCTCAGAAACACGCCATCTAGTGTAATTTCAGGGGAAATTTTACCCACCAAGAGGCAAGTCACTAGCGCCGTCATGTCGGTTTTCGACCCGTTAGGATTAGTTTCGCCGGTAACTATGGTAGGTAAGTGCCTCATTCAGGAAATATGGCGTAGTGGCGTAGGTTGGGACGATCCTATAACTAAGGAACACCACATTACGTGGATgtcgtttattaataatttaaacttgctGAGGACTTTCGAAATAGAAAGATACGTACCTGCCCCGCCCTCTGGCGAGGGGGAGTTACACATATTTTGCGATGCTAGCGAAAAAGTTTATTCGGCCGCAGTTTATTTCGTTAGCATGAATAATAGCACAAAGACGGCTAGATTAGTTACGGGAAAGGCGAAAGTAGCGCCgttgaaaccaatttcgatACCGCGATTAGAGTTGCAAGCCGCGGTTCTTGGTTCCCGCTTAGCAGAGTCAGTAAAACGGGAAtctgactacaaaattacaaagtcgTATTACTGGTCGGATTCAAAAACGGTATTAGCTTGGATTAGATCCGATCCGCGTACTTTCAAGTCGTTTGTCGCGCACCGGCTAGCCGAGATCGAAAGTACAACGACCCCGGCCGACTGGCGATGGGTGCCGAGCGCCGACAACGTCGCGGACGACGCTACCAAGGGCATTCCGGTGAATTTTAGTTCGACACACAGATGGTTTACAggacctagctttattttagaCGACCCCGCGACATGGCCGTGCGAAAAGCGGACCGCGGTTCCCTTACCCCCTTCAGGGGAGGAGAGAATAATTAAGCAGGTTCACGTCTGTGTAGACCATGTAAATAACGATTACTTGCCTAAAGTTGAAAGGTTTTCGAAGTATAAGCGCCTGGTACGCGCTGCTGCCACCGTCTTGCTCTCGGCTGAGGCATTTAAAGCCAAATTGCTCAAGAGAAAAGTAAATACGGAAATCTCTCCTGATCACATCAGACTAGCAGAATTACTGCTTATCAAGAGGAGTCAGAACATCTCGTTCGCGGACGATATAAAGACGATAGAGGCTGGGCAACGACCTCCGAAGAGGTCCCCCTTTCACAAACTTGCTGTGAAACTCGACCGCAGCGGGATATTATACCTCGATAACAGAGTTAAGGAAGAATATAATCTGCCTGTCCTACATGCGAAGGAAGAATTTACCCGACTGTTAGTGCATCACACGCACGCAGTATTTAACCACGGCAATCACCAAACCGTGATGAACGAGCTCCGACAGCGCTACCACATAATTGGACTACGCAGCATCCTTCGCTATATATGCAACAAGTGTCAATGGTGTAGAACCTACAGGGGAACTCCCTCTAAAATTCCTCTGGGTGACTTACCTCCTGAAAGACTGGCCCACAATCAGCCGCCGTTCACAGCCTTGGCGGTTGACTATTTTGGCCCAATGCAAGTCACGATCGGGCGAAGACACGAGAAGCGGTGGGGCGCACTTTACACGTGCCTCACCACTCGGGCCGTGCATCTGGAGCTGGTGCCTTCCCTATCTGCATCCTCCATGATCATGAGCTTGCGCCGAATGATGTCCCGCCGTGGCACTCCAACGGTCATATATAGCGACAACGGAACCAACTTCGTGGGCGCCGAGAAAGAAGTGACGGAAGCTCTTCAACAAAATGACGACGCGATGAAGGTCTTCGCCTCCGGAAAACAGATAATTTGGAAAAGAATACCCCCTGGGGCCCCGAACATGGGCGGCGCCTGGGAGAGACTAGTGAGATCTGTGAAGGCGGCATTACGAGTCACCTTAACAGAAAAGACGCCCCCAGATGAAGTGTTGCATACGCTGTTGCTGGAAGCAGAACATGTCATAAATACGAGACCGTTAACACCAGTAAATCCTGATCTAAACGAGGAATCACTGACCCCAAATCACTTCCTAATTGGGAGGTCAAGCGGGATGATACCTTTCGGCTCGTATAAAGACTACACAGCAGACAGTCGCTCGTGGAAAGCTGCGCAAAAGTTGGCCGAAGCGTTCTGGGCTCGATGGGTAGCAGAGTACAAACCCCAATTGATGCCTCGGCTCGGCAACCCGCAGCACAGCAACCTCAACCCCGGAGACATCGTTATAATATGTGATAGAACGATGCCCCGTGGAATATGGCCTAGAggtgaaataataaagacttTCCCAGGTCCAGACGGGCGGGTTAGAGTAGCAGAAGTCCGTACAGCCGCCGGACTAATTCGTCGCCCAGCCTCTCGTCTGATTCTCGTAAGCAGccaggaataaaacgtttcggTGCTTGCGCACGAGGGGGAgactgtaaataatagcttagttttattccctccttttgtttacacttagatttaagatttcatattagtaattcctattggaaaatgtttatcttgtgtctcatttttataatattgaagtccctttcgcacgggaatgtagtgtgtttcacacaattgCTATTGCTGTAtctttcttgcatagttgcactcgaactattgttgtctcttttttacatggctttgttttacatattttattgtttatttatcttataagaatgtttgtttaccattgtattagcttataagaatcccatttgatgtcatattatgtgtaaaatgttatatttcaataaacggactgcattcgttcgacaacaaccgatagaaccccacgggctctaacggtacaaatttcatatataaacacgcactttcgcggtgcatacacattcacttccgacaagccaagcagatgcatgcgtaagccctgctccaccacactccgctccaagcagtaccaagttcactcctgtgtttccttctcgtctcctgcacctccttctccaggaatcttccatccggcatccttcacccttcaagatacagtccactgctctgccacccggcgaccacggccccgccgagtttgtcgtgtcgccaacaacTTGTTTGAGACAGTTATACATAGAAATTCAAATTTAGCTAACGTAGAAAAACTGTATTATCTCAAGGCCCACATTAAAGGAGATCCAGAGCAGCTGCTTAGACATGTACCAATTACTGCAGAGAATTATGAGAAGTGTTGGGAATTGATTAATAGGAGATACAGTAATAGGCGATATATAGTTAACAACATATTAATACGCTTATTTGATCAGGAAAATATAACTGTGGAGAGAAGCAGTGAATTAAAAAGACTTCTAGATACAACTAATGAGTGTTTAAGTGCCTTGTCGAATTTAGGTTTCGATGTTTCGACATGGGACATATTAATTAATCATATTGTCACTCAAAAACTAGACCAAGGTTCTAAAAGGGAATGGGAACAGAACATTAGTCATAACATAGAAAGCTTACCTTCTTATACGGAACTAACAAAATTCTTAGAAGCTAAATTTAGAACATTAGAAATTTTAGAATTGGAAAATAGCGAGACAAAACAAGAACCAAATGTCGACAAACGGCCAAGATTAGAGCTGATAGAGAGTGGGCCAAGATTGAAGCCGGTACATAGAGCACAAGTTTTCCATGTTGTTGCTGCAACGTGTGGATATTGTAAGGAGGGTCACAAGATAGAAGAGTGTCAAAAGTTTCGACAAATGGAAATGAGTAGTAGGTTAGATTTTGTTAATAGCAatagattatgttttaattgtttaGGGTCATACCATAGGGCATCTAGGTGTAAGCGATCCAATGGTTGTCAATGTTGCCATAGGCGGCATCACACGTTATTGCACGCAGAAAAGCAACATGGTAGTTCACTAGGGTTGAATTGTACGAGAAAGCAGTGTGATGTAGCCTTTAATAAAACTGTATGTTATGACAAGGAAACATCGGTCAGAAGCAGGTCAGCAAATTTAGTGGACGATTATAATAGTATTCGTTATAATATTAGAGGTGATCCGTTCGCAAACAATTAAGGTTGCGGGAAATAAAAGATAGGGTTATCTAATGTTGTGAACAGAGTAGTTTTCGGAACGTAGAATATGCGAGTGCAAGTGTTCTTTAATTGAAAGTCTACTTAGTTTtggaaaaatatgttattgaggTTTTTTTTCTATACTACCTATAGATTGTGGTGTTAGCTAATAAAGGTAACTTAACGTAACAAGGTATTTATTGAGTTTGTTTTATGTGTCGTAGTTTTAAATGAGGACGCTATTTTGCTTTAAAGTTATGCACGGTAGGGCTAGAGTAGttattattgtgaattgtaGTAATTTTATGATGTAAGACTTTCTACTAGGCAGGtataattatgtttgttttgGTATAAAGAGATTATATTTGTGACGATTTAATGTACAGTTATGAATATATTAACTAATATATTCATGGGGGGGGGGAGTGTATAACGTATTTATGGTCTATGTATTATGACAAGCCCTGACATTATTGTATTAGAAATATGGTATGAAAGTATGTAGAGTTTTGAGGtgaatataagatattatacagtCCACGGTGTTTTCTTcagtagtcaacaagtcggctaagccgtgtgattgaatggtgtTGTTCaatcaaagggctagctgtttaatTATACGGCTATTGAACGGCACTGGTCCATGACAGTCGAAGACGTCGTtaactacatccgcgagaagaccacctacacctagagggtggagcgtctgcactctcgccacaaagtgaatttcagttcctttgtggtgagagtgccgattcaagttttatccatcttcgaggtggaggagtttaccggaggttccgggggaggctcccgaacgaagcacgcatcacgtcgccgaaagagactttacgtgataaagtgtaatgtgattgtgtgtgtgaatgtgtaaataatatatattaggataatatagttcggcgtgcatctgttgtctgattgccataacacaagtttttacttagcatgggattagacgacgtgatgtacgctacctagcttttatactattgtatattattgtatgcttaataaagaatttaaatttgaatttaaaccagtcggctgcgacatatatatagcGCATAATGCGGTTTGTGTAATGTTTCAACAACAACACCACTTcgccatagctgggcaccgttaatcaaatagttaacttcgttaatcgttaatccgttaaaaaaaatgttagcttcgttaaacgttaaagcgttacatttcggacgaattaacgcaagttaacgttaatcgttaatccgttaatatgtaatatggcattgttgtaacttatatcattgcgttagtgtacatacaaaacctgttggtttaaaggtttggaaattaaaatattcgggacaaaacaaaatacttctataatgatTGTGTTCtatctaactaaattatactgcactcttctttatcaacatgcaaatgatttataataacaataaacaaatcactctctctataagcaccggcgctgagtaatgaaatgataaaacgaaacaaatctcttctcactcgcacgctgctgaaaatgtttttgtttcactcgctACTGCATGCcatgccgcggcgccgcgctgcccgcccgcccggtACTTGTCatttcatactaactgtctgaacctgttttcgcgccgcaccgcagtgccgtgcggtaaatagaagccattggattaacgattaacggacttctgcatattaacggaagttaacgagtccgttaatatttttaaaagttaacttaaaagttaatccgttaatcaaattgttaacttcgttaattaacgattaacggattaacgagttaatgcctaGCTATGCACTTTGCACAATCGAGCACTATCAAAAGTAGTGCTTTCGCTTGATGCGTGCAATGGATACCAACTGTGACAGAaaagtatagtccgtcaagaaagtgaagaaattaataagtggcaacatcgtagtgtttattatatattattattattatttatgttgaatctgtcgtgcgtcaggcgtaatatgtataggaaccacggaagatcaggtaccgcggtgcagtgttctgcgccgtggtaatacacctgagtgggtatccttttcggcattatacaatgcactgcctttattttttagggttccgtacctcgaaaggaaaaaacggaacccttataggatcactttgttgtccgtctgtccgtccgtccgtctgtcaagaccctttttctcaggaacgcgtggaggtatgaagctgaaatttatatcaattactcaggtctactgtcccttgaagctgtgaaaaaatcaaacttctaagccaacgcaatcaaaagatacagccgtttatgccgcaaattttcgacacttgcaagggaatcaaaacctacagggtgcttcccgtgaactcagaatcttgaaatttggtacgaagcaacgtcttatagcatagataaaggaaaaattacgaaaaccataaatttttagttacatcacataatatatttttttttaataattttaaacttactacccatttcctcataaacgcgtagaggtattaaattgaaattcataccaaatactcaggtctataatacctttaagctgtaacaaaataaatgatatgtgttaatataaaataaaggattacttaaacgataaagagatctttgtcttaaatttatgctcctccatctttccccattgtaatgttatgaatttcattttgcaataaaaataccatagttatgactcgattgtcgtaatgaacgaactttgtaaaccttgcaggtttgtacggaaccctcggtgcgcgagtccgactcgcacttggccggtttttttcttttgggttattgtttgcttttttttttgctttagtgtgtgcagtgtattgtatttatgtttgaataaaatttttattattattattatagtgtcaCCCCTTTTTTTGATTGATTTGAGGGATTACACTACaatgttgctactttttaatttcatcactTTTCTGACAGACTATAGTTTCGCCATTGTGCGCCACTGAGTCGCATTAGGAAAACTATGAAGTGCCTAcagcctgatagacgtacgcagggctgtagctagagtcacatttgaggtagggcagcgtcggttacaggtagggcggaagcaaaaaaaatcggtcaagtgcgagtcggattcgtgcacgaagggtttcgtaccgttatagataaaaaataggccaaaattgtgtttcttgtaattgagccccctttaaatataaatgttattttaattgtattattaattaattaagtgatttcgcaaaaatgtccagtgcctactgttgcccttaatatcaatatgcagcaaaaaaggcccaaaaacacgaatccttaaatattgattttattttgtttttagtatttgttgttttgatttatctctaggtcaatgatgtattcaattcattcaatagttattcttagatacttaaaaaaattctgtgacaaagcatgagcactatatctaagaactacataagtattattaaatcctcaattacgaagaacaagcgaacaatatggttaaacttctggatgtagcgatccacgtgtgagtgagagtgaggaaataataattaattgttgggttgggtgatacgagtcaatagatacgactaaaaatatatttagattattattgtttctgcaaacttattaaaatgataattattaataaaataacataaaatatttaaaacagctgaattctacgattcgccatattattaaaaatgcgaagaacttcgttcagatcaactttttttgttctttttttttcaaaggccagaaataccataccagccattctttcgtgacccattgacagtctttgaagcctattaattgcagttaaagttgaaaacgtggactcgcacactgcagtactacatctttttttttcattaagattataattaaatggacgcatcgcttcatgtaatcgtgattcaaatgccat contains:
- the LOC121733333 gene encoding uncharacterized protein LOC121733333, producing the protein MTEDGRNVSSFASKISNTVAAIKSLNQPQYLYSPELVGRIVDKLNIILKYKWYEFKSERPGAPELELMARFLNIMADQCGAMFAYETAREERRGKMKPRAVNTTRTRTHRSTRYDSDSSCDRSDCEVTYEPRNTVAAAFKPSAKKAEPFRPKHRTPRPATEAPRSATEAPSNSSNRNNCPVCSGSHTTINCADFIKLSVSERWDAAKNSKLCFRCLNNSHGRTFRCKYIPCGINGCEASHNKLLHGSGSAAPPASGNVSSINHVRASNTYLKVVPVEISGPVGTTATYALLDEGSTLTLVERTVADSVAPRGRSQLLKLEGVGGNQIDDPESCNISLTIRGACSRNLEKINASTISNLNLTPQSVSKDLVRQCSHLAELEDELCYEQAKPTILIGQDNWHLITSRQLRIGNKGQPVASLTKLGWVLHGQDASSRNLNNIQFISHVRTSQSEDPALELIRNYFSIESLGIEPRKPKADPDERALTVLNRTCNKMNDCDRYESGLLWKTDNEVMPDNKKQALSRLYNLENKLDKNLNLKIEYSKQVNNLLSSGYAELVSTPATSPRTWYLPHFSVVHPQKGKVRLVFDAAAKCGGKCLNDALLTGPDLLQSLFGVLVRFREGKIAVVADIKEMFLQIKVIDSDRDSLRFLWRGDDRNIPPREYRMTSLIFGAASSPCVAIHVKNKNAQNFSSEYPKVAKAAERNFYMDDYLDSFDDADEARQAVNAMYRINLGASFELRGWASNVPEVIKDVSDKRISGATTLGKSDTERTLGLIWNHARDTLGFNVNLRNTPSSVISGEILPTKRQVTSAVMSVFDPLGLVSPVTMVGKCLIQEIWRSGVGWDDPITKEHHITWMSFINNLNLLRTFEIERYVPAPPSGEGELHIFCDASEKVYSAAVYFVSMNNSTKTARLVTGKAKVAPLKPISIPRLELQAAVLGSRLAESVKRESDYKITKSYYWSDSKTVLAWIRSDPRTFKSFVAHRLAEIESTTTPADWRWVPSADNVADDATKGIPVNFSSTHRWFTGPSFILDDPATWPCEKRTAVPLPPSGEERIIKQVHVCVDHVNNDYLPKVERFSKYKRLVRAAATVLLSAEAFKAKLLKRKVNTEISPDHIRLAELLLIKRSQNISFADDIKTIEAGQRPPKRSPFHKLAVKLDRSGILYLDNRVKEEYNLPVLHAKEEFTRLLVHHTHAVFNHGNHQTVMNELRQRYHIIGLRSILRYICNKCQWCRTYRGTPSKIPLGDLPPERLAHNQPPFTALAVDYFGPMQVTIGRRHEKRWGALYTCLTTRAVHLELVPSLSASSMIMSLRRMMSRRGTPTVIYSDNGTNFVGAEKEVTEALQQNDDAMKVFASGKQIIWKRIPPGAPNMGGAWERLVRSVKAALRVTLTEKTPPDEVLHTLLLEAEHVINTRPLTPVNPDLNEESLTPNHFLIGRSSGMIPFGSYKDYTADSRSWKAAQKLAEAFWARWVAEYKPQLMPRLGNPQHSNLNPGDIVIICDRTMPRGIWPRGEIIKTFPGPDGRENITVERSSELKRLLDTTNECLSALSNLGFDVSTWDILINHIVTQKLDQGSKREWEQNISHNIESLPSYTELTKFLEAKFRTLEILELENSETKQEPNVDKRPRLELIESGPRLKPGHTIGHLGVSDPMVVNVAIGGITRYCTQKSNMVVH